The genomic interval TGACAACCGCCAAGGAACTACGTTTCATCATGTATGATTTCTCCAGATACAACAGAATGACAAATAAAACTAACTGTGTACTTTACCGTAAAAAAGCACGGCGCACAAAGTCTTTAGCGAATAACCATCACAGATTTATCGCTGTAGCGTGAGACTCGTGCCGCATTAGGGCCTAAGCCTTTAGCGCCTGGTTTTGATGCGCTTAAGATCACCAATTCACTGCCTTGCTCAGTGGCTAAGCGGTTGATTTCTTCATAGATGCTGCCGTGCGCCACCATATGCTGCACTTTCACACCTTGTGGAAAATGCTTTTTGCTAAAGGCGTGCAACTCCTCCTGACCTTTTTTGATCAGCTGGGTGTCGTAGTCTTTCGGCAAGAAAGAAGAGACAAACCCAGCGCCTAACGGCGGAATCACATGAACCAATTGATAAACCGTATCATTATTACCTACAGCCAAGGCGTGATTAATAATCCGCACCGCCTGTTCTTCATGATTAAGATCGATCGCGACCATAATTTTTGCAAACATTTTTTCTCCTTCGTATTAACGAGTATTCGATACTGTTAAGTGGCAAACATGGCGTTCCAACGAAGGGAGTCTCAACAACTCACCGAAGCGGAATAACAAAGCATGCTACGCACAGCTTTTACTCACTCACACCTTTTCCTGACGACGCAGGCGCCCTTTCTGCAACCACGCCAAAGCCATCAGAAGCAAGATGCCCGGAATATACATCCATTCTTTTGCCAAGTTCCCTTTAACAGGCAACGTAGCACCAAGTAGATTCTGATCCCATTCAAGCCCAACATCAGCTGCTGGCGAATCAAAAATCACATTATCGATAAGCAGTGTATTGTTATACGTATCACCATCAAATTCAATACGCTGCGGATCTTGTGACAACACAAAACCGAGTTTTTCTAACCGCTCTTTACCCGTTGCGCCTTCGGGCACATCCAGCTTGGCGTAGAAGGTGATTTTCTTACCGTAGGCATTAATCCCTTTCACATGCAGCATCAAATCATCTCCCACTGGCGCTTTTGCAAGCTCTTCAACCAACCGAGGCGGAGAGACTTCTTGTGTGCTCGGTGAAACATAATCCATAAAGAAGCCCGGACGGAACAACACAAAGGTTGCCAACAATAACAGCGCCGTTTCCCAGATTTTATTCTTCGCAAAATACCAGCCCATCGTTGCCGCGGTAAAGGCGAGCATCGCGATTGTCGACACCACAAATATGAGCAGTCCGTGGAAGAAATCCACCCCAAGCAATAGTAAATCGGTGTTAAAAATAAACAGGAATGGTAATAGCGCAGTACGCAAGCTGTAAAAGAACGCAACCAAACCGGTTTTTATCGGGTCACCACCCGACACTGCAGCAGCAGCAAACGAAGCCAGCCCAACTGGAGGTGTCACATCCGCCATAATTCCGAAGTAGAACACAAACAAATGCACCGCAATCAGTGGGACAACCAAACCATTTTGTCGGCCAACTTCAACAATCACCACAGCCATCAGCGACGACACAACAATATAGTTCGCTGTCGTTGGCAGCCCCATACCCAAAATCAAACTGAATACGGCTACCATCGCCAGCATGATCAACAAGTTGCCGCCAGAAATGGTTTCGATGATGTTCGATAATTGCACACCAAAACCGGTGAGCGCGACCACCCCTACGATGATCCCGGCTGTTGCGGTTGCAATGCCGATCCCGATCATATTACGCGCACCCATCTCCAGGCCTTGCTTAAGATCGCACAAACCCAACTTAAAGTTACTTACGTATTCGCCCGCACCGCGGAAGAAACTGAGCAACAAACGTTGTGTCAGCTGGATAAAGATCAGCGCCATCGTACCCCAGAAGGCTGACAGCCCTGGCGAGAATCGCTCCACCATCAAACACCAAATCAGCACAACCACTGGCAATAAGAAATGCAGCCCAGCGTTAACTGTTGGTTTCACTGAAGGCAACTTAACGATCGCCTCGTTAGGATCGTCCATTTGCAAATCTGGGAATTGCGCCACGCGCCAAATGAGCGCTAAATACACGACAGCCAAAAAACCACAAACAATTAAAAAGGCCTGGTTAGGCGCGGCAGTTTTGATCCACCCAAGGCCATATTTCACCGCAAAATAAATCAAGCAAATGGCGATAAATGTGCCAAGCGCACGCAGCAGCGAAATTAAAATAGGATTCGCTGGATCAGTGCGTGGTAGCCCATCTAAATTCTGTTTACACGCCTCTAAGTGCACGATGTACACCAGTGCGATATATGAAATCACCGCTGGCAAAAAGGCATGGGTAATTAGCTGGTTATACGGCATAGACACGTATTCGATCATCAAGAACGCTGCAGCACCCATAACCGGCGGCATAATTTGCCCGTTTACTGATGAAGCGACTTCCACAGCCCCGGCTTTTTCAGAACTAAAGCCCACCCGTTTCATCATCGGGATGGTGAAAGTACCAGTTGTCACCACGTTAGCAATCGATGAACCCGAAATAAGCCCGGTCAAACCAGAAGCGACCACCGCTGCTTTAGCGGGACCACCACGGAAATGCCCTAAATAGGCGAACGCTGTTTTGATAAAATAATTACCCGCGCCAGCTTTATCGAGCAAGGCACCAAATAATACAAACAAGAACACGTACTTCGTCGAGACCCCTAAGGCAACCCCAAAGACCCCTTCGGTGGTGATCCATTGCTGGTTGATGATTTGGTTGAGTGAACCACTACGGTGTGAGACCATCCACGAAATGGGGAAAAACTGCCCGACATAGTTATAAATTAAAAAGACCGAGGCAATAATCACCAAGGGCAGACCTAAGCTGCGTCGGGTCGCTTCGAGCAACAATAAAATACCCATACAGCCAACGATAATGTCTTGCATATTCGGCGCACCCACACGCTGAACAATCCCATCGTAGAAAAACAGGTAATAAGAGGCTAAAAAAGCACCAACAACGCCAAAAATCCAATCCTGTACAGGAACATGATGCTTCGGTGAGTTCTTACGCGCTGGATAGGATAAAAACGCCAAAAATAGCGCAAAGGCTAAATGAATCGAGCGCGCACGCGTATCATCAACCACCACATTCAGCTGCTTCAAGCCAAGATCATTCAGCCAACCTTGAAACGCAAAAGGCAGTGGCGAGGCATAATAAATTTGGAATAAAGACCAAATAATCGCTGTCCAAACGATGATTTGTTTCGTAATACCTGAAGGTGCACGTCCGCCAGTATCGCTAGAAGCAACCATATCCTCCAGATCGATTGCTGATGCATTTGTAGATTGTTGTTCTGCCATCTTTGCTCCCAGGTAAATTGTTGTGCTGCTTGCGCAAAGGCTCGTGCAAAAAGCCCTTGCGTAAGCAGCCGAGGCGCAAAGCCCCGACTACTGGTGTCAGCAGATGTTTATTCGATCCAACCTTGTTCGCGATAATAACGCTCTGCACCCGCGTGTAATGGGGCAGTCAAGGCATTAGTGATCATGTCTTCTTGCTTCAGATTCTCAAATGCTGGGTGTAAGCTCTTGAAGCGATCGAAGTTGTCAAAGACAGTCTTGGTGATTTCATAGACCGTATCTTCATCAACATCGCTAGAGGTGACTAAGGTCGCATACACACCAAAGGTTTCGGTGTCATCTGGTGTACCATCGTACATCCCACCAGGGATGGTGACTTTAGCAAAATAGGAGTTCTCATCAACCAATTTGTCTACCGCTTCACCGGTCACATTCACTAAGTGTGATTCACAAGAAGCAGCCGCTTCTTTAATCGCTCCAGATGGGTGACCAACGGTGTAAGAGATCGCATCAAGGTTGTTATCACACAATGCTGATGCCATTTCTGCTGGTTTTAACTCAGAAGCCACAGCAAATGGGGCTTCGCCCCAACCTTCAGCTTCAAGCAATACTTCCATAGTAGTACGCGTACCAGAGCCTGGGTTACCGATATTGACACGCTTGCCTTTCAGGTCAGCAAAATCATTTATCCCAGCATCGGTACGAGCAACGACGGTGAATGGTTCAGGGTGTACAGAGAAAATTGAACGCAGGTTCTCGTTTTTCTTGCCATCGAACTCACCTTCGCCTTTGTAGGCGCGGTATTGTGAGTCTGATTGCACGATACCCATTTGACGCTCACCAGCTGCCAATGCATTCAGGTTATCCACAGAACCACCAGTTGATGGCGCATTACATTTGACGCCCGTTTCAGCG from Suttonella sp. R2A3 carries:
- a CDS encoding universal stress protein → MFAKIMVAIDLNHEEQAVRIINHALAVGNNDTVYQLVHVIPPLGAGFVSSFLPKDYDTQLIKKGQEELHAFSKKHFPQGVKVQHMVAHGSIYEEINRLATEQGSELVILSASKPGAKGLGPNAARVSRYSDKSVMVIR
- a CDS encoding TRAP transporter permease; the encoded protein is MAEQQSTNASAIDLEDMVASSDTGGRAPSGITKQIIVWTAIIWSLFQIYYASPLPFAFQGWLNDLGLKQLNVVVDDTRARSIHLAFALFLAFLSYPARKNSPKHHVPVQDWIFGVVGAFLASYYLFFYDGIVQRVGAPNMQDIIVGCMGILLLLEATRRSLGLPLVIIASVFLIYNYVGQFFPISWMVSHRSGSLNQIINQQWITTEGVFGVALGVSTKYVFLFVLFGALLDKAGAGNYFIKTAFAYLGHFRGGPAKAAVVASGLTGLISGSSIANVVTTGTFTIPMMKRVGFSSEKAGAVEVASSVNGQIMPPVMGAAAFLMIEYVSMPYNQLITHAFLPAVISYIALVYIVHLEACKQNLDGLPRTDPANPILISLLRALGTFIAICLIYFAVKYGLGWIKTAAPNQAFLIVCGFLAVVYLALIWRVAQFPDLQMDDPNEAIVKLPSVKPTVNAGLHFLLPVVVLIWCLMVERFSPGLSAFWGTMALIFIQLTQRLLLSFFRGAGEYVSNFKLGLCDLKQGLEMGARNMIGIGIATATAGIIVGVVALTGFGVQLSNIIETISGGNLLIMLAMVAVFSLILGMGLPTTANYIVVSSLMAVVIVEVGRQNGLVVPLIAVHLFVFYFGIMADVTPPVGLASFAAAAVSGGDPIKTGLVAFFYSLRTALLPFLFIFNTDLLLLGVDFFHGLLIFVVSTIAMLAFTAATMGWYFAKNKIWETALLLLATFVLFRPGFFMDYVSPSTQEVSPPRLVEELAKAPVGDDLMLHVKGINAYGKKITFYAKLDVPEGATGKERLEKLGFVLSQDPQRIEFDGDTYNNTLLIDNVIFDSPAADVGLEWDQNLLGATLPVKGNLAKEWMYIPGILLLMALAWLQKGRLRRQEKV
- a CDS encoding TAXI family TRAP transporter solute-binding subunit, whose amino-acid sequence is MRQLFKASMLASAMAVSYGALAEGQIVTIGTGGQTGVYYVVGQSVCKLVNRNTAETGVKCNAPSTGGSVDNLNALAAGERQMGIVQSDSQYRAYKGEGEFDGKKNENLRSIFSVHPEPFTVVARTDAGINDFADLKGKRVNIGNPGSGTRTTMEVLLEAEGWGEAPFAVASELKPAEMASALCDNNLDAISYTVGHPSGAIKEAAASCESHLVNVTGEAVDKLVDENSYFAKVTIPGGMYDGTPDDTETFGVYATLVTSSDVDEDTVYEITKTVFDNFDRFKSLHPAFENLKQEDMITNALTAPLHAGAERYYREQGWIE